Proteins encoded together in one Fibrobacter sp. UWH4 window:
- a CDS encoding Mov34/MPN/PAD-1 family protein codes for MTNINLCEKISEQMVLDAQQAYPYECCGILIGKIDGSITVSDIRKANNLVTGAQNRCHFEMDPMFLYQVEREIERSGLEIVGFYHSHPDCKAVPSEQDLHYMIPGLVYAILSVTKDGVADIQYFQK; via the coding sequence ATGACAAATATCAATCTATGCGAAAAAATATCTGAGCAGATGGTCCTAGACGCTCAACAAGCCTATCCGTACGAATGCTGCGGGATTTTGATTGGCAAAATAGACGGCTCCATTACTGTCAGCGACATTCGCAAAGCGAACAACCTGGTTACAGGGGCGCAAAATCGTTGTCATTTTGAAATGGATCCTATGTTCCTTTATCAGGTGGAACGTGAAATCGAAAGGAGCGGTTTGGAAATTGTTGGTTTTTATCATTCGCACCCCGATTGTAAGGCAGTCCCTTCGGAACAGGATCTGCATTATATGATTCCTGGCCTCGTTTACGCCATTCTTTCTGTAACCAAAGATGGTGTTGCAGATATTCAATATTTTCAAAAATAG
- a CDS encoding DUF4418 family protein has translation MKQYKVFVIANLIFGILLIALTKVILPVCRPMGGGVMRCGTSTTIVAILGLVLLVVAVAAVGLLKKKIHIILSVGTLAIGIFTSLVPTVIVGTCPHAHMACHTTTAPVLAITGVVIALFAAINLIYLKLRRRNE, from the coding sequence ATGAAACAGTACAAAGTATTTGTTATTGCAAACCTTATTTTTGGCATTTTGCTGATAGCCCTTACCAAGGTAATTCTGCCTGTATGCCGCCCGATGGGCGGCGGAGTGATGCGTTGTGGGACATCGACAACAATTGTCGCCATTTTGGGTCTCGTGTTACTTGTTGTCGCCGTAGCTGCGGTCGGGCTCCTCAAGAAAAAAATCCACATCATTTTATCTGTGGGAACTCTTGCAATCGGCATTTTTACTTCGTTGGTGCCAACAGTAATTGTGGGAACCTGTCCGCACGCCCACATGGCGTGCCATACGACAACTGCCCCAGTACTCGCCATTACGGGCGTTGTGATAGCATTATTTGCAGCTATTAATCTGATTTACTTGAAATTAAGGAGGCGAAATGAATAA
- a CDS encoding ABC transporter permease, protein MNKSDANLIIENYLRNPFRSFGLSLLIAMLASSLLVGGLFSFSLSKGLNRLSSRLGADVIVIPQGTEINDQSVLLQGDSKYAYLPEGSLEFIRGLDGVEIATPQYYLTTLSASCCDQKVSVIGFDPASDFVIQPWIREVLTERLPRGAIVVGSEIRIEEKGTVKFFDREYPVAATLEPIGNRLDQAVFVDVSTLESIREAAQAKGVVFLFRNENPELLTYSSILIKLAPNADLERLSREIHTRFDGVQIRSRKDMFSGLEKSTRILQIVVWVIVAFFLIVAVAAIVISFSLSTRERRREYALLRIIGFTRKRLKKLVLAESFLVSAVGTYIGLLFASVAFFTFRIWIGEHVGVPFIIPASAEITGVYVAVILLLHSVGPAAVYGVANKVSQIDAYAALREVEH, encoded by the coding sequence ATGAATAAGTCTGATGCAAATTTAATTATTGAAAATTACTTGCGAAATCCGTTCCGCAGTTTCGGACTTTCGCTTTTGATAGCAATGCTCGCCTCGTCGCTTTTGGTGGGCGGGCTTTTTTCATTTTCGCTTTCAAAGGGGCTGAACCGATTGTCGTCTCGTTTGGGAGCCGATGTCATCGTAATTCCGCAGGGGACCGAAATAAATGACCAATCGGTTCTTTTGCAGGGCGATTCCAAGTACGCTTACCTGCCCGAAGGTTCGCTGGAATTCATTCGCGGGCTTGACGGCGTAGAAATTGCAACCCCACAGTACTACTTGACCACCTTGAGCGCAAGCTGCTGCGATCAAAAAGTTTCAGTCATCGGTTTCGATCCGGCGTCTGATTTTGTGATTCAGCCCTGGATTCGCGAAGTTCTCACGGAAAGACTCCCTCGAGGAGCGATTGTTGTCGGAAGTGAAATCCGCATAGAAGAAAAGGGAACAGTCAAGTTCTTTGATCGAGAATATCCCGTGGCGGCAACACTTGAGCCGATTGGCAACAGGCTTGACCAGGCCGTATTTGTAGATGTTTCGACCCTAGAAAGCATTCGTGAGGCAGCGCAGGCGAAAGGCGTAGTGTTCTTGTTCCGGAACGAAAATCCTGAACTGCTTACCTATTCGAGTATTTTGATTAAACTCGCTCCCAATGCCGATTTGGAACGACTGTCGCGAGAAATTCATACCCGATTTGATGGCGTTCAGATTCGCAGCCGTAAGGATATGTTCTCTGGGCTTGAAAAATCAACAAGAATCTTGCAGATTGTGGTATGGGTGATTGTCGCATTTTTCTTAATTGTGGCAGTGGCCGCGATTGTAATTTCATTTTCACTTTCGACGCGGGAGCGCAGGCGCGAATACGCTTTGTTACGCATTATCGGATTTACGCGTAAGCGTTTAAAGAAATTAGTGCTCGCAGAATCATTCCTTGTTTCTGCTGTCGGAACATATATCGGCTTATTATTCGCAAGTGTTGCCTTTTTTACATTCCGCATTTGGATTGGCGAACATGTCGGGGTTCCATTTATTATTCCTGCATCAGCCGAAATTACAGGTGTTTACGTGGCGGTGATTTTACTTTTGCATTCGGTAGGGCCCGCTGCTGTTTACGGTGTTGCAAATAAGGTGAGTCAAATAGATGCTTACGCCGCTTTGAGGGAGGTTGAACATTGA
- a CDS encoding ABC transporter ATP-binding protein — protein MILNVSNLYKTYTRRGEEFNAVDNVEFFAWSGDFSVIYGESGSGKSTLLSLLSGINRPSQGSIIFNGIDFANLTDAELSAIRNDKIGYIPQDAVFLPQFTVLENIFLPRAIRDGKKIEVRDISELTDIDILSKLETLGIAHLANEMPAELSGGELKRASIVRAMVNKPDIVIADEPTSNLDEVNGKKVFDLLAELVHSGTSVIVATHDTRGFKYGDRIYTMLKGKLLPSGESDYGGL, from the coding sequence TTGATTTTAAACGTTTCCAATTTATACAAGACCTATACGCGACGCGGTGAAGAATTTAACGCAGTCGATAATGTTGAATTTTTCGCATGGTCCGGCGACTTTTCGGTGATTTATGGCGAATCGGGTAGCGGGAAAAGTACGCTTTTGTCGTTGCTTTCTGGAATCAATCGCCCCTCGCAAGGTTCGATTATTTTTAACGGTATCGACTTTGCAAATCTGACAGATGCTGAACTTTCTGCAATTCGTAACGATAAAATCGGTTATATTCCGCAAGATGCAGTATTTTTGCCGCAATTTACAGTACTAGAAAACATCTTTCTCCCGCGAGCGATTCGAGACGGCAAGAAAATTGAAGTAAGAGATATTTCGGAATTGACGGATATCGATATTCTTTCGAAACTGGAAACCCTCGGCATTGCGCATCTTGCAAATGAAATGCCTGCGGAGCTTTCGGGAGGTGAACTCAAGCGAGCTTCAATCGTGCGTGCCATGGTTAACAAGCCTGATATCGTAATAGCTGACGAGCCGACAAGCAACCTTGACGAAGTCAACGGCAAGAAGGTTTTTGACCTGTTGGCAGAACTCGTGCATTCGGGAACATCTGTGATTGTGGCAACTCACGATACTCGCGGATTCAAATACGGCGACCGCATCTATACAATGCTCAAGGGAAAACTCCTTCCTAGTGGAGAATCCGATTATGGCGGATTATAA
- a CDS encoding O-acetylhomoserine aminocarboxypropyltransferase/cysteine synthase family protein: MPNKSSKNSSKISADVSNPSNWNFGTKCLQAGWKPKVGEPRVLPIFQSTTYKYEDVDEVERLFALKQSGNKYTRTGNPTVAAFEAKITELEGGVGAVATASGQSAVLLAISNLVKAGDHIVASKAVYGGTYTLLDVRLSKLGVETTFIDPEAPIAELRKAFRPNTKLVFGETIGNPALGVLDFEKFSKLAKEFDVPFLVDNTLATPFLVKPLKHGANIVIHSATKYIDGHAIALGGVVIDGGNYNWNNGKFPDLVNPDAQYANTSYTEKFGRAAYIVKARAQFLRDFGAAQSPFNAFLLNLGLETLHLRMPQHSSNALALAEYLSKHPAVNWVNYPALKSSPNSKRIRKYFDYQGGSGVLTFGLKGGKAAIRSFVKALKVAALVVHVGDARTSVLHPATSTHSQLSPKDRLAAGIPDDMIRVSVGIEDPRDIIADFEQAIKASTTKH, from the coding sequence ATGCCAAATAAATCATCAAAAAATTCAAGTAAAATTTCAGCAGACGTTTCGAATCCGTCCAACTGGAATTTTGGAACCAAGTGCTTACAGGCGGGCTGGAAGCCGAAAGTGGGCGAACCCCGCGTACTGCCGATTTTCCAGTCAACCACTTACAAGTACGAAGATGTTGACGAAGTAGAACGTCTTTTCGCCCTCAAGCAGTCGGGCAATAAGTATACGCGTACGGGCAACCCGACGGTAGCGGCTTTTGAAGCAAAAATTACCGAGTTGGAAGGCGGCGTGGGCGCTGTCGCAACGGCTTCGGGACAGTCGGCCGTATTGCTCGCTATTTCGAATTTGGTCAAGGCAGGCGATCATATCGTAGCCTCTAAGGCGGTGTATGGCGGGACCTATACACTGCTTGATGTTCGACTTTCAAAGCTCGGCGTCGAAACCACCTTCATTGACCCGGAAGCCCCTATCGCAGAACTTCGCAAGGCATTCCGCCCAAACACTAAGCTTGTCTTCGGCGAAACCATTGGTAACCCGGCGCTTGGCGTTCTGGATTTTGAAAAGTTCTCGAAGCTTGCCAAGGAATTTGACGTGCCGTTCCTTGTGGATAATACCCTTGCGACACCGTTCTTGGTGAAGCCCTTAAAGCATGGCGCAAACATCGTCATTCATTCAGCAACCAAGTACATTGATGGTCATGCCATCGCCTTGGGCGGTGTCGTGATTGACGGCGGCAATTACAACTGGAATAACGGAAAGTTCCCGGATCTCGTCAATCCCGATGCGCAGTACGCAAATACTTCTTATACTGAAAAGTTCGGCCGCGCCGCCTACATTGTCAAGGCCCGCGCTCAGTTTTTGCGCGATTTCGGGGCCGCCCAGAGTCCGTTCAACGCATTCCTTTTGAACTTGGGCCTTGAAACTCTGCATTTGCGCATGCCGCAGCACAGTTCTAACGCTTTGGCCTTGGCGGAATACCTCTCCAAGCATCCGGCGGTAAACTGGGTCAACTATCCGGCGCTCAAATCTAGCCCGAACAGCAAGCGCATTCGCAAGTATTTCGATTACCAGGGCGGAAGCGGCGTGCTGACCTTTGGCCTCAAGGGGGGCAAGGCTGCCATTCGCTCGTTCGTGAAGGCCTTGAAAGTTGCTGCCTTGGTGGTGCATGTGGGCGATGCTCGCACAAGCGTGCTGCACCCGGCAACAAGTACACATTCCCAGCTTTCGCCGAAGGACAGGCTTGCCGCAGGAATCCCTGACGACATGATTCGCGTATCCGTCGGCATCGAAGACCCGCGCGACATTATCGCCGATTTTGAACAGGCAATTAAGGCAAGTACAACAAAGCATTAA
- a CDS encoding ABC transporter substrate-binding protein: MKFIQTLLSFATIFTLGFAFSACEEEKSEKAAATNESAFKFGTVEIPVSDGTLCIAPFFVAKEKGFFAKEGVDVKFVSANAETRKIGLNNGTYPITNSDFAFFQSVENGVNIKVVEGFHVGCIHLLVKKGSPIRSALDLKGKKIAVNAIGATPHQAATLWLEANGVSAINDVQFLPYADGNLALEALERGQVEAVSLWDPLGSLAAVDGRADVLMDLATDPVFAGRYCCFYYVSGVLLEKEPEKIKALLRALEQAHTWISEHPEETVELMQAGKHSAIEDKEFATALIKSYEYQSPEQKAKSGRNLKADLHYFADLLHKVGYLQLNADEFTEKIYREVDWHQ, encoded by the coding sequence ATGAAATTCATCCAAACATTACTATCGTTCGCAACTATTTTCACTTTGGGTTTTGCATTCTCCGCTTGCGAAGAAGAAAAATCCGAGAAGGCTGCCGCTACCAATGAATCTGCTTTCAAATTCGGTACCGTCGAAATTCCCGTTTCCGATGGAACCCTTTGCATCGCGCCGTTCTTTGTCGCTAAAGAAAAAGGATTCTTTGCTAAAGAAGGCGTCGATGTAAAATTCGTGTCGGCGAATGCCGAAACCCGCAAAATCGGGCTCAACAACGGAACCTATCCGATTACAAACTCCGACTTCGCCTTTTTCCAGTCCGTCGAGAACGGAGTGAACATCAAGGTGGTCGAAGGATTCCACGTCGGATGCATTCATCTGCTTGTTAAGAAGGGCTCGCCGATTCGCTCTGCGCTAGATTTGAAGGGCAAAAAGATAGCAGTGAATGCTATTGGTGCTACTCCGCACCAGGCCGCAACACTTTGGCTTGAAGCAAACGGCGTTTCTGCTATAAACGATGTTCAATTCTTGCCCTATGCCGATGGCAACTTGGCGCTCGAGGCCTTGGAACGCGGGCAGGTCGAAGCGGTATCACTTTGGGACCCGCTAGGAAGCCTTGCCGCAGTTGACGGTCGCGCCGATGTGCTGATGGATTTGGCAACAGACCCCGTTTTTGCCGGTCGCTATTGCTGTTTCTATTATGTTTCGGGAGTCCTTCTGGAAAAGGAACCGGAAAAGATCAAGGCTCTCCTCCGCGCTCTTGAACAGGCTCACACCTGGATCAGCGAACATCCGGAAGAAACCGTAGAACTTATGCAGGCAGGCAAGCACTCCGCCATCGAAGACAAGGAATTCGCAACCGCACTCATCAAGTCGTACGAATACCAATCTCCTGAACAAAAGGCAAAGAGCGGCCGCAACCTGAAAGCTGATCTGCACTACTTTGCAGACCTGCTGCATAAGGTCGGATACCTGCAGCTGAACGCCGACGAATTCACCGAAAAAATCTATCGTGAAGTCGACTGGCATCAGTAA
- the metK gene encoding methionine adenosyltransferase, which yields MAHYLFTSESVSKGHPDKVCDQISDAILDACLAQDPNSRVACETLANTGLVVISGEITTKAVIDYQQIARKTIKSIGYVNPELAFDYKGCSVLVAVDKQSPDIAQGVDAKAAEGKEDDKQGAGDQGMMFGYAVNETKELMPLPISLAHKLMEEIQNLRESGKIKWLRPDAKSQVTVEYDENDKPVRVDTVVVSTQHDKFVNGKELKHSTIEKEIVEKLIKKVIPAKLLDKKTRFLINPTGKFVIGGPHGDCGLTGRKIIVDTYGGMGRHGGGAFSGKDPSKVDRSAAYAARYVAKNIVAAGLADRCEVQLAYAIGYSKPVSVLVNTFKTGKIDDRKIEEIVKKTFDLSPAGIVKMLDLKKPGYQATAALGHFGRTGARFTWEKTDKAATLKKLAKA from the coding sequence ATGGCACATTATCTCTTTACTTCTGAATCGGTGTCCAAGGGACACCCCGACAAAGTTTGCGACCAGATCTCGGATGCAATTCTCGACGCCTGCCTCGCCCAAGACCCGAACAGCCGTGTGGCTTGCGAAACACTTGCCAACACCGGTCTGGTCGTTATCTCTGGCGAAATTACCACCAAGGCCGTAATTGACTACCAGCAGATTGCACGCAAGACTATTAAGAGCATCGGTTATGTGAACCCGGAACTTGCTTTTGATTACAAGGGCTGCTCCGTGCTCGTCGCCGTAGATAAGCAGTCTCCCGATATTGCTCAGGGTGTTGACGCCAAGGCTGCCGAAGGCAAGGAAGATGACAAGCAGGGCGCAGGCGATCAGGGCATGATGTTCGGTTATGCCGTGAACGAAACCAAGGAACTGATGCCGCTTCCGATTAGCTTGGCACACAAGCTCATGGAAGAAATCCAGAACCTCCGCGAATCCGGCAAAATCAAGTGGCTCCGTCCTGATGCAAAATCGCAGGTGACTGTCGAATACGACGAAAACGACAAGCCCGTGCGCGTCGATACCGTGGTGGTCAGCACCCAGCACGATAAATTCGTGAACGGCAAGGAACTCAAGCATTCTACAATCGAAAAGGAAATCGTCGAAAAACTCATCAAGAAGGTGATTCCGGCCAAGCTTTTGGACAAGAAGACTCGCTTCCTCATCAATCCGACGGGTAAATTCGTGATTGGTGGCCCGCATGGTGACTGCGGCCTGACGGGCCGTAAAATTATCGTCGACACCTACGGCGGCATGGGCCGTCACGGTGGTGGCGCTTTCAGCGGCAAGGACCCGAGTAAGGTGGACCGCAGTGCCGCTTACGCCGCTCGCTATGTGGCAAAGAATATCGTTGCCGCGGGCCTTGCAGATCGTTGCGAAGTGCAGCTTGCCTACGCTATCGGTTATTCCAAGCCGGTGTCTGTGTTGGTAAATACTTTCAAGACCGGCAAGATTGATGACCGCAAGATTGAAGAAATCGTAAAGAAAACTTTCGACCTTTCTCCGGCCGGCATCGTGAAGATGCTCGACCTGAAAAAGCCCGGCTATCAGGCAACTGCTGCGCTCGGCCATTTCGGCCGCACCGGTGCACGCTTCACTTGGGAAAAGACGGACAAGGCTGCAACTTTGAAGAAACTCGCCAAAGCATAA
- a CDS encoding 50S ribosomal protein L11 methyltransferase: protein MSILVDIKKYLTLDGAPKHVQDYLSVAVTDHAYLPKTEDITSDWVAYIAAPAFKLIRENLGHDVEAFASIGTGSGIDVLTGIELLGAKRVGFTDLQKSVVTAAAENIKKNLKNADSVELEFGAGDLLQPLQNGKRRYDVIYENLPNVPLTDNTKIEDKRNSGHYLEKRVEAIPEFVHEQMLDLHYLALKQARDYLADKGAVYSTLGGRVPLSAFIKLGELAGLSSEIFTYSWKVQAEPEDVISGYAAQEKAGLGPFRFYRAADLQKAFASISVKESGKNAFEIEKSLESSKLTATEAYEAFRKGEVIGHTVAVLKSSAK, encoded by the coding sequence ATGAGTATTTTAGTCGACATTAAAAAGTATCTGACTTTAGATGGTGCGCCGAAGCACGTTCAAGATTATCTTTCTGTGGCAGTAACGGATCACGCCTACTTGCCAAAAACCGAAGATATTACTAGCGATTGGGTCGCCTACATTGCGGCTCCGGCATTCAAACTGATCCGTGAAAATCTAGGACACGATGTAGAAGCATTCGCTTCGATCGGTACAGGTTCCGGTATCGATGTCTTGACGGGCATCGAACTTTTGGGCGCAAAACGCGTAGGCTTTACTGACTTGCAAAAAAGCGTAGTAACTGCCGCCGCCGAGAATATCAAGAAGAATTTGAAGAATGCAGATTCGGTTGAATTGGAATTCGGTGCAGGCGACTTGTTGCAACCTCTTCAAAATGGCAAGCGCCGTTACGACGTGATTTACGAGAATCTGCCCAATGTTCCGCTGACGGACAACACCAAGATTGAAGACAAACGAAACAGCGGCCATTACCTAGAAAAACGTGTAGAAGCGATTCCAGAATTTGTGCACGAACAGATGCTGGATTTGCATTATCTGGCACTCAAGCAGGCACGCGATTACCTGGCCGACAAGGGTGCGGTCTATTCGACACTCGGTGGACGCGTACCGCTCAGTGCGTTTATCAAGCTCGGCGAATTGGCGGGCCTATCTTCTGAAATCTTTACTTATTCCTGGAAGGTGCAGGCGGAACCCGAAGACGTGATTTCGGGCTATGCCGCGCAAGAAAAGGCGGGGCTCGGACCGTTCCGGTTCTACCGTGCAGCAGACTTGCAAAAAGCATTCGCCAGCATTTCGGTGAAGGAATCCGGCAAGAACGCTTTCGAAATCGAAAAGTCGCTGGAGTCGTCAAAACTTACAGCTACAGAAGCCTACGAAGCATTCCGAAAGGGCGAAGTTATCGGCCACACCGTTGCCGTATTGAAATCAAGTGCTAAGTAA
- a CDS encoding dimethylsulfonioproprionate lyase family protein has protein sequence MQDFIARLIEESKRFLNERAQIDDDIGREAAKFVEREIPSPSGTFKKSDSPLIRWIEDSAKHGCSETANLLNALKPALPFLPWKYNYEPRADMPDLGNRMGWGEILGPEAPYHDDHFCFGFTLLGKNTLYPAHYHPATELYVVLSGLAVWTLDGVSKVRGPGEFILHPSNHVHSMQTKDEPLLALYTWSGEDVETLSKYV, from the coding sequence ATGCAAGATTTTATCGCCCGTTTAATTGAAGAATCGAAGCGATTTCTGAATGAACGCGCCCAAATCGATGACGACATCGGGCGCGAAGCTGCGAAATTTGTTGAGCGCGAAATTCCCTCCCCCAGCGGAACTTTCAAAAAAAGCGATTCTCCACTGATTCGCTGGATTGAAGACTCCGCAAAACATGGATGTTCAGAGACTGCAAATTTGTTAAACGCGTTAAAGCCCGCGCTCCCCTTTTTGCCGTGGAAGTATAATTACGAGCCTCGCGCCGATATGCCCGATTTAGGAAACCGTATGGGCTGGGGAGAAATCCTCGGGCCCGAAGCGCCGTACCATGACGATCATTTTTGTTTCGGTTTTACGCTTCTCGGAAAGAATACCTTATACCCGGCGCATTATCACCCCGCCACGGAACTTTATGTGGTGCTTTCGGGCCTTGCCGTTTGGACATTAGACGGCGTTTCAAAAGTCCGCGGCCCCGGAGAATTTATTCTGCACCCGTCAAACCACGTACATTCCATGCAAACAAAAGACGAGCCGTTGCTTGCGCTTTACACGTGGAGCGGCGAAGATGTCGAGACTCTCTCAAAGTACGTGTGA
- a CDS encoding PLP-dependent aminotransferase family protein, with product MFTYDMSKAGANSLYHYLYQCIKKDIVSGNVLAEEQLPSKRNLAQNLGISVVTVENAYAQLLAEGYIYSLPKKGFFVVDINAAANAQVHRNRKKPRTRRIHAEPSDESEHINPKYLADFASNGADIEAFPFTTWAKITREVLCERQNDLLQVSPGMGSLELRRAIARMLREFRNIQVSPEQIVIGAGTDYLYGLLVQLLGFDKCYGVEDPGWGKISKLYSQYGVKVCHIPIAAESFVDSVKKSDVDVVHISPAHHFPTGMVMPVGERYRLLSWAAESPNRYIVEDDYDSEFRMIGKPIPALQNIDVTEKVIYLNTFSKTMTSAIRLSYMVLPPHLAEKFHDKLSFYSCTVSNLDQYVMARFIDFGYYETHINRMRNLYRAKRDMLLSAIRKSRLSNVARIYEEDAGLHFILEVNTKCSDIEFCNRARFRGVNIRALSEYYFEAKPSQHKFVVNYSSVDKTNMQKAVEILAGLCN from the coding sequence ATGTTCACTTACGATATGTCCAAAGCGGGAGCAAACAGCCTCTACCATTACCTTTACCAATGCATCAAAAAAGATATCGTAAGCGGAAACGTCCTTGCTGAAGAACAGCTCCCTTCCAAACGCAACCTCGCGCAGAATCTCGGCATTAGCGTTGTGACCGTTGAAAACGCTTACGCCCAGCTCCTCGCCGAAGGCTATATCTACTCGCTCCCTAAAAAAGGCTTCTTTGTTGTAGACATAAATGCCGCGGCTAATGCGCAAGTCCATCGGAACCGCAAGAAACCCCGCACGCGCAGAATCCACGCAGAACCATCCGATGAATCAGAACATATCAACCCGAAATATCTCGCCGATTTCGCAAGCAACGGTGCCGACATCGAGGCGTTTCCCTTTACCACTTGGGCAAAAATCACTCGCGAGGTCCTTTGCGAAAGGCAGAACGATTTGTTGCAAGTTTCTCCGGGAATGGGCTCACTGGAACTTCGCCGAGCCATCGCTCGTATGCTTCGCGAATTCAGAAATATCCAGGTGTCGCCCGAACAGATTGTCATTGGTGCCGGAACTGATTACCTTTATGGCTTGCTAGTACAATTGCTCGGATTTGACAAGTGCTATGGCGTAGAAGACCCTGGCTGGGGCAAAATTTCAAAACTGTATAGCCAATACGGCGTCAAGGTGTGTCATATTCCCATTGCGGCAGAAAGTTTCGTAGACTCCGTCAAGAAATCTGACGTCGATGTCGTGCATATTTCCCCAGCGCACCATTTTCCGACAGGGATGGTGATGCCCGTCGGCGAACGCTATCGCTTGCTCAGTTGGGCGGCAGAATCCCCAAATCGCTACATCGTCGAAGATGACTATGACAGCGAATTCCGCATGATCGGAAAACCCATCCCCGCATTACAGAACATTGATGTTACCGAAAAGGTGATTTACCTGAACACCTTTTCCAAGACGATGACTTCTGCGATTCGCCTCAGTTATATGGTGCTCCCGCCGCATCTTGCCGAGAAATTCCATGACAAACTTTCGTTCTATTCGTGTACGGTTTCGAATCTTGATCAGTATGTAATGGCCAGGTTCATTGATTTCGGTTACTACGAGACGCACATCAACCGCATGCGCAATCTGTACCGGGCCAAGCGCGATATGCTCCTGTCGGCTATCCGCAAGAGCAGGCTTTCGAATGTCGCCCGAATTTACGAAGAAGACGCTGGCCTCCACTTTATCTTGGAAGTGAACACGAAATGTTCCGATATAGAATTCTGCAACCGCGCCCGATTTCGCGGGGTAAACATCCGCGCCCTTTCGGAGTATTATTTTGAGGCGAAGCCGTCGCAGCACAAGTTTGTCGTGAACTACTCGTCGGTCGATAAAACGAACATGCAAAAAGCGGTGGAGATACTTGCGGGCCTGTGCAACTAA
- the pdxS gene encoding pyridoxal 5'-phosphate synthase lyase subunit PdxS, whose product MSDQNRYELNKNLAQMLKGGVIMDVTTPEQAKIAEAAGAAAVMALERIPADIRAAGGVSRMSDPKMIKGIQEAVSIPVMAKCRIGHFAEAQILQAIEIDYIDESEVLSPADDIFHINKREFDVPFVCGAKDLGEALRRIEEGASMIRTKGEPGTGDIVQAVRHMRLMNQEIARISSMREDELFNRAKELQVSYDLVRFVHDHKKLPVVNFAAGGVATPADAALMMQLGAEGVFVGSGIFKSGNPAKRAAAIVQAVTNYTDAKLIAKLSEDLGEAMVGINEQEIALLMAERGK is encoded by the coding sequence ATGTCTGACCAGAATCGTTACGAACTCAACAAAAACCTAGCCCAAATGCTCAAGGGTGGCGTCATTATGGATGTGACGACCCCCGAACAAGCCAAAATCGCCGAAGCCGCTGGGGCCGCCGCCGTGATGGCATTGGAACGCATCCCTGCCGACATCCGTGCCGCGGGCGGTGTATCGCGCATGAGCGACCCCAAGATGATCAAAGGCATTCAGGAAGCCGTCTCTATCCCGGTCATGGCCAAATGCCGTATTGGCCACTTTGCCGAAGCGCAGATTTTGCAGGCTATCGAGATTGACTACATTGACGAAAGCGAAGTGCTTTCTCCTGCCGACGACATTTTCCACATCAACAAGCGCGAATTCGACGTGCCGTTTGTCTGCGGCGCGAAGGACTTAGGCGAAGCGCTGCGCCGTATCGAAGAAGGCGCGTCAATGATCCGTACCAAGGGCGAGCCGGGTACGGGCGACATCGTCCAGGCCGTGCGACACATGCGCCTGATGAACCAGGAAATCGCCCGCATTTCGAGTATGCGCGAAGACGAACTCTTTAACCGAGCCAAGGAACTCCAGGTGTCGTACGACCTGGTGCGCTTCGTTCACGACCACAAGAAACTCCCCGTGGTGAACTTCGCTGCCGGTGGTGTTGCCACCCCCGCCGATGCCGCCCTCATGATGCAACTCGGTGCCGAAGGCGTTTTCGTAGGCTCCGGTATCTTCAAGTCGGGTAACCCCGCCAAGCGTGCCGCTGCCATTGTGCAGGCTGTCACCAATTATACCGACGCAAAGCTGATCGCCAAGCTTTCTGAAGACTTGGGCGAAGCCATGGTCGGTATCAATGAACAGGAAATCGCGCTGCTGATGGCCGAAAGGGGAAAGTAA